One stretch of Enterobacter sp. RHBSTW-00994 DNA includes these proteins:
- a CDS encoding LysR substrate-binding domain-containing protein, which produces MNKTEQLQGVPAFAESRLANDPPLRAVRAFEAIARLGSVTLAAQELAISPSAVSHQLKVLEGYLQMPLTERQGRRLALSQQGRDYYRSIRAAFNVLRQATEHLVEQAQTRQVTISLIPLFGMGWFIPRLPAFMRANPKTEINVVYANHRNYLSDASDMSIRFGNGQWAGYQSEKLISGQMVPVCSRAFLRIHGHIDTPEQLLQMPLLHDEERTTWQQWFMLQGVKRPPRRSGPMFEDGLLTLAGVQAGLGCALMREPLIAPYLESGELVKIFDSPIEDGRDYYLCVRSDTEMTEDGKLLQHWLRRVAGNEQSTG; this is translated from the coding sequence ATGAATAAAACAGAACAGTTGCAGGGCGTGCCTGCTTTCGCAGAAAGCCGTCTGGCCAACGATCCGCCACTGAGGGCGGTCCGCGCGTTTGAAGCGATTGCGCGGCTCGGCAGTGTGACGCTTGCTGCACAAGAACTGGCTATTTCACCTTCAGCGGTGAGCCATCAACTCAAAGTGCTCGAAGGGTATTTGCAAATGCCGCTGACGGAGCGCCAGGGGCGCAGGCTTGCGTTGAGCCAGCAGGGGCGTGATTACTACCGCTCGATCCGTGCGGCATTTAACGTGCTGCGCCAGGCGACGGAGCATCTGGTGGAGCAGGCGCAAACCCGTCAAGTGACCATCAGCTTGATCCCGCTGTTTGGCATGGGCTGGTTTATCCCTCGTCTGCCTGCGTTCATGCGTGCCAACCCGAAAACGGAAATCAATGTGGTGTATGCCAACCACCGTAACTACCTGAGCGATGCGTCGGATATGTCTATCCGTTTTGGCAACGGACAGTGGGCAGGATATCAAAGCGAAAAGCTGATCTCGGGGCAGATGGTTCCGGTATGCAGTCGCGCATTTTTGCGTATTCACGGGCATATCGACACGCCTGAACAACTTCTTCAAATGCCACTGTTGCATGATGAAGAACGGACTACATGGCAACAGTGGTTTATGTTGCAGGGGGTAAAACGTCCGCCGCGTCGAAGCGGGCCGATGTTTGAAGATGGTCTGCTGACGCTGGCGGGTGTTCAGGCTGGCCTGGGCTGCGCGCTGATGCGCGAACCGCTTATTGCACCTTATCTGGAGAGCGGTGAGCTGGTGAAAATCTTCGACTCCCCTATAGAAGATGGGCGCGATTACTACCTGTGCGTACGCTCAGATACGGAAATGACCGAAGACGGTAAACTTCTGCAACACTGGCTACGTCGAGTGGCAGGCAATGAACAGTCTACGGGGTAA
- the fdnG gene encoding formate dehydrogenase-N subunit alpha — MDVSRRQFFKICAGGMAGTTAAMLGFAPKMALAQARNYKLLRAKEIRNTCTYCSVGCGLLMYSLGDGAKNAKEAIYHIEGDPDHPVSRGALCPKGAGLLDYVHSENRLRYPEYRAPGSDTWQRISWDEAFSRIATLMKADRDANFVEKNEQGVTVNRWLSTGMLCASAASNETGMLTQKFVRSLGMLAVDNQARVUHGPTVASLAPTFGRGAMTNHWVDIKNANVVVVMGGNAAEAHPVGFRWAMEAKNNNDATLIVVDPRFTRTASVADIYAPIRSGTDITFLSGVLLYLIENGKINAEYVKHYTNANLLVREDFAFDDGLFSGYDAEKRQYDKSSWNYQFDENGYAKRDETLTDPRCVWNLLKQHVSRYTPDVVENICGTPKADFLKVCEVLASTSAADRTTTFLYALGWTQHTVGAQNIRTMAMIQLLLGNMGMAGGGVNALRGHSNIQGLTDLGLLSTSLPGYLTLPSEKQPDLQTYLAANTPKATLPDQVNYWRNYPTFFVSLMKSFYGDAAQKENNWGFDWLPKWDQSWDVIKYFNMMDKGDVTGYICQGFNPVASFPDKNKVVRSLSKLKYMVVIDPLVTETSNFWQNHGEMNEVDPASIQTEVFRLPSTCFAEEDGSIANSGRWLQWHWKGQDAPGDARNDGEILAGIYHRLREKYRTEGGKGVEPLLRMQWNYSQPDHPESEEVAKENNGVALADLYDISGNLVAKKGQLLNSFALLRDDGTTASSCWIYAGSWTEQGNQMANRDNADPSGLGNTLGWAWAWPLNRRVLYNRASADINGKPWDPKRMLIQWNGTKWVGNDIPDFNTAAPGSATGPFIMQPEGVGRLFALDKLAEGPFPEHYEPMETPLGTNPLHPNVISSPVVRIYEEDVLRLGKKDAFPYVGTTYRLTEHFHTWTKHARLNAIAQPEQFVEISETLAKAKGIANGDRVTVSSKRGFIRAVAVVTRRLQTLHVNGQQVETVGIPLHWGFEGVAQKGYIANTLTPNVGDSNSQTPEYKAFLVNIEKA; from the coding sequence ATGGACGTCAGCCGCAGACAATTTTTTAAAATCTGCGCGGGCGGTATGGCCGGAACAACAGCTGCCATGTTGGGATTTGCGCCCAAAATGGCACTGGCTCAGGCGCGCAACTATAAACTGCTGCGTGCCAAAGAGATCCGTAACACCTGCACATACTGCTCCGTAGGATGTGGGCTATTGATGTATAGCCTGGGCGATGGCGCGAAGAACGCCAAAGAAGCGATTTATCATATTGAAGGTGACCCGGATCATCCGGTCAGCCGTGGAGCACTCTGCCCGAAAGGGGCTGGCCTGCTGGATTATGTCCACAGTGAAAACCGGCTACGTTACCCGGAGTATCGAGCGCCTGGCTCCGACACGTGGCAACGAATCTCCTGGGATGAGGCCTTTAGCCGCATAGCAACCCTGATGAAAGCCGACCGCGACGCCAACTTTGTTGAAAAGAATGAGCAGGGCGTCACTGTCAATCGTTGGCTTTCCACCGGGATGCTCTGTGCATCTGCGGCCAGTAATGAAACCGGCATGCTGACGCAGAAGTTTGTGCGCTCACTCGGCATGCTGGCGGTAGACAATCAGGCGCGTGTCTGACACGGACCAACGGTAGCAAGTCTTGCTCCAACATTTGGTCGCGGTGCGATGACCAACCACTGGGTTGATATCAAAAATGCCAATGTCGTGGTGGTGATGGGCGGTAACGCCGCAGAAGCCCACCCGGTGGGATTCCGCTGGGCGATGGAAGCGAAAAACAATAATGATGCGACGCTTATCGTGGTCGACCCGCGCTTTACGCGAACGGCATCGGTGGCTGATATCTATGCGCCAATCCGCTCCGGTACGGACATTACGTTCCTGTCCGGCGTACTACTGTACCTGATTGAAAACGGCAAAATTAACGCGGAATACGTTAAACACTACACCAACGCTAATCTGCTGGTGCGGGAAGATTTTGCCTTTGATGACGGTCTGTTCAGCGGGTATGACGCCGAAAAACGGCAATACGACAAATCATCCTGGAATTATCAGTTTGATGAAAACGGTTATGCGAAACGTGATGAAACCCTGACCGACCCGCGCTGTGTGTGGAATCTGCTGAAACAGCATGTTTCCCGTTATACGCCGGATGTCGTGGAAAACATCTGCGGCACGCCGAAAGCGGACTTCCTGAAGGTATGCGAAGTGCTGGCGTCCACCAGTGCAGCAGATCGAACCACCACCTTCCTGTATGCGCTGGGCTGGACGCAACACACGGTGGGGGCACAGAACATCCGCACTATGGCGATGATCCAGTTGCTCCTGGGCAACATGGGGATGGCCGGAGGTGGCGTAAACGCCCTGCGAGGTCACTCGAATATTCAGGGGTTAACGGATCTCGGCCTGCTCTCTACCAGTCTGCCGGGGTATCTGACGCTGCCATCGGAAAAACAGCCGGATCTACAAACGTACCTTGCGGCAAATACACCTAAAGCAACGCTGCCCGACCAGGTGAACTACTGGCGTAATTATCCGACGTTCTTCGTCAGCCTGATGAAGTCGTTCTATGGTGATGCCGCGCAGAAGGAGAACAACTGGGGGTTTGACTGGTTGCCTAAATGGGATCAGTCCTGGGATGTCATCAAGTATTTCAACATGATGGATAAGGGCGACGTAACGGGCTATATCTGTCAGGGGTTCAATCCGGTTGCGTCCTTCCCGGATAAAAACAAGGTGGTTCGCAGCTTAAGCAAGCTGAAGTATATGGTGGTGATCGATCCTCTGGTGACCGAAACCTCTAACTTCTGGCAAAACCACGGCGAGATGAACGAGGTCGATCCGGCATCCATTCAGACTGAAGTGTTCCGTCTGCCTTCCACCTGCTTTGCAGAAGAAGATGGCTCGATTGCTAACTCCGGTCGCTGGCTGCAGTGGCACTGGAAAGGACAGGATGCGCCGGGTGACGCGCGAAACGACGGTGAGATCCTGGCCGGGATATACCATCGCTTGCGCGAGAAGTACCGAACCGAAGGGGGTAAAGGCGTTGAGCCGCTGCTGAGAATGCAGTGGAACTACAGTCAGCCGGACCATCCGGAATCGGAAGAGGTGGCAAAAGAGAATAACGGCGTGGCACTGGCCGATCTCTATGACATCAGCGGTAATCTGGTGGCAAAAAAAGGCCAACTGCTGAACAGCTTTGCGCTGCTACGCGATGATGGCACGACGGCCTCGTCTTGCTGGATCTACGCCGGAAGCTGGACGGAGCAGGGCAACCAGATGGCGAACCGCGATAACGCTGATCCGTCAGGATTGGGCAATACGCTGGGGTGGGCCTGGGCCTGGCCGCTGAACCGTCGCGTTTTGTACAACCGCGCTTCGGCGGATATCAACGGCAAACCGTGGGATCCGAAGCGGATGCTGATCCAGTGGAACGGTACGAAGTGGGTGGGGAACGATATCCCGGACTTCAACACCGCAGCACCAGGAAGCGCCACCGGACCATTCATTATGCAACCAGAGGGGGTGGGACGCCTGTTTGCGCTCGACAAGCTGGCAGAGGGGCCTTTCCCGGAACATTACGAGCCGATGGAGACGCCACTGGGAACCAACCCGCTGCACCCGAACGTGATCTCAAGTCCGGTAGTACGCATCTACGAAGAGGATGTGCTGCGTTTAGGCAAAAAGGACGCGTTCCCGTATGTCGGAACGACTTACCGCCTGACCGAGCATTTCCATACCTGGACTAAGCATGCGCGGCTTAACGCGATTGCCCAGCCGGAACAGTTTGTGGAGATAAGCGAAACGCTGGCGAAAGCAAAAGGGATTGCGAATGGCGACCGTGTGACGGTGAGCAGCAAACGCGGGTTTATTCGCGCGGTAGCGGTGGTAACCCGTCGTCTGCAAACCCTGCACGTTAACGGCCAGCAGGTTGAGACGGTGGGCATCCCACTGCACTGGGGCTTTGAAGGGGTGGCGCAGAAAGGCTATATCGCCAATACCCTGACGCCAAACGTCGGCGATTCAAACTCGCAAACGCCGGAGTATAAGGCGTTTCTGGTCAACATCGAGAAAGCGTAA
- the yddG gene encoding aromatic amino acid DMT transporter YddG encodes MDKKRATLIGLAAILLWSTMVGLIRSVSEGLGPVGGAAMIYTVSGLLCLVTVGLPNIRRFSPRYLIAGSVLFVSYEICLALSLGYAATRPQAIEVGMVNYLWPSLTIVFAILFNGQKSTLWVIPGLAISLMGVCWVLGGEHGLHIDEITRNIVSSPLSYALAFAGAFIWAAYCTVTSKFANGQNGITLFVLLTALSLWLKYAFSEQPEMVFSVPVVVKLLMCGVALGFGYASWNIGILYGNVTVLAAVSYFTPVLSAALAAVLLSAPLSFSFWQGAVMVCAGSLLCWYATRK; translated from the coding sequence ATGGATAAAAAAAGAGCAACGCTCATTGGACTGGCGGCAATCCTGCTGTGGAGCACGATGGTCGGACTTATTCGTAGCGTGAGCGAAGGATTAGGTCCTGTTGGGGGAGCGGCAATGATCTATACCGTCAGCGGATTACTTTGTCTGGTGACGGTTGGCTTGCCAAATATTAGACGTTTCTCTCCACGTTACCTTATTGCCGGGAGCGTCTTATTTGTCAGCTACGAAATTTGCCTGGCGCTCTCACTGGGATATGCGGCAACACGTCCCCAGGCGATCGAAGTCGGCATGGTCAATTATCTTTGGCCTAGCCTCACTATTGTATTTGCGATTTTGTTTAACGGCCAAAAATCAACCCTGTGGGTCATCCCCGGATTAGCCATCTCACTCATGGGGGTATGCTGGGTATTGGGTGGTGAACACGGCCTGCATATAGACGAGATCACGCGTAATATTGTCTCCAGTCCACTCAGTTACGCACTGGCTTTTGCCGGGGCATTTATCTGGGCGGCCTACTGCACCGTCACCAGTAAATTTGCCAACGGACAGAACGGCATTACCCTTTTTGTTTTGCTCACAGCGCTCAGTTTATGGCTGAAATATGCCTTTAGCGAGCAACCGGAAATGGTGTTTAGCGTTCCTGTTGTCGTGAAGCTATTAATGTGTGGCGTGGCACTCGGGTTCGGCTATGCCTCCTGGAATATTGGTATCCTGTACGGCAATGTTACCGTCCTTGCCGCGGTCTCCTATTTTACCCCTGTGTTATCGGCTGCACTGGCTGCAGTCTTGCTGAGCGCTCCGCTGTCGTTCTCATTCTGGCAAGGCGCGGTGATGGTGTGCGCCGGTTCTCTGCTGTGCTGGTATGCGACACGCAAATAG
- a CDS encoding GFA family protein yields MHIFKGRCLCGMSHFSVSLNNFDVYACHCTLCQKWSGGIAMYLEAEGQPLVEQDSIAPSHFSSSTRGERWFCPGCGCPLWFELTTSERYFIPWTLLEMSEDERRRLVLAAEIYTETQPAFWRLTGQYARLSGTEIEAMDKSCVLTP; encoded by the coding sequence ATGCACATATTCAAAGGACGCTGTCTGTGTGGGATGAGCCATTTCAGCGTCAGTCTCAACAACTTCGATGTCTACGCCTGCCATTGCACACTGTGCCAGAAATGGTCAGGTGGTATTGCCATGTACCTGGAAGCTGAAGGACAACCGCTCGTTGAGCAAGACTCCATCGCCCCTTCCCATTTTTCCTCCTCCACGCGCGGTGAGCGCTGGTTTTGCCCTGGCTGTGGCTGCCCCCTGTGGTTTGAGTTGACGACATCCGAACGTTATTTTATCCCCTGGACCTTGCTTGAGATGAGTGAGGATGAACGGCGTCGCCTGGTACTGGCTGCCGAAATCTACACCGAGACGCAGCCAGCGTTCTGGCGGCTCACAGGACAATACGCGCGGCTGAGTGGAACCGAGATTGAGGCGATGGATAAGAGTTGCGTGCTTACCCCGTAG
- the fdxH gene encoding formate dehydrogenase subunit beta, with the protein MAMETQDVIKRSATNPITPAPRVRDYKAEVAKLIDVSSCVGCKACQVACSEWNDIRDEVGHCVGVYDNPADLSAKSWTVMRFSETEQNGRLEWLIRKDGCMHCDDPGCLKACPSAGAIIQYANGIVDFQQDNCIGCGYCIAGCPFNIPRLNKEDNRVYKCTLCVDRVSVGQEPACVKTCPTGAIHFGTKREMLDVAQVRVDKLKARGYTNAGIYNPQGVGGTHVMYVLHHNDQPELYHNLPKNPAIDTSINLWKGALKPLSAAGFIATFAGLIYHYIGIGPNKEVDDDKEEHHE; encoded by the coding sequence ATGGCGATGGAAACACAAGACGTTATCAAACGCTCCGCGACAAACCCGATAACCCCCGCGCCTCGCGTGCGGGATTATAAGGCGGAAGTGGCAAAGCTGATTGATGTCTCATCCTGTGTGGGCTGTAAAGCCTGCCAGGTGGCCTGTTCGGAGTGGAACGATATCCGTGATGAGGTAGGGCATTGTGTCGGGGTTTACGATAACCCGGCCGACCTGAGCGCCAAATCCTGGACGGTGATGCGTTTTAGTGAAACCGAACAGAACGGCCGGCTGGAGTGGCTGATCCGTAAAGATGGCTGTATGCACTGCGACGACCCGGGCTGCCTCAAGGCATGCCCGTCTGCCGGGGCGATTATTCAGTACGCTAACGGCATCGTCGATTTTCAGCAGGATAACTGCATCGGCTGTGGTTACTGCATCGCCGGGTGTCCGTTCAATATTCCGCGTCTCAACAAAGAGGATAACCGGGTCTACAAATGTACCCTGTGCGTAGACCGCGTAAGCGTTGGGCAAGAGCCCGCTTGCGTGAAAACCTGTCCAACCGGTGCGATTCACTTTGGTACAAAGAGAGAGATGCTGGATGTGGCGCAGGTACGCGTCGATAAACTCAAGGCTCGTGGTTACACCAATGCCGGTATTTACAACCCTCAGGGGGTAGGCGGCACGCATGTGATGTACGTCCTGCATCACAACGATCAGCCGGAGTTGTATCACAATCTGCCAAAAAATCCGGCAATCGACACCTCTATCAATCTGTGGAAGGGGGCGCTAAAACCGCTCTCAGCGGCAGGTTTTATCGCCACGTTTGCCGGGTTGATTTATCACTACATTGGTATCGGGCCTAACAAAGAGGTGGATGACGACAAGGAGGAACACCATGAGTAA
- the fdnI gene encoding formate dehydrogenase-N subunit gamma codes for MSKSKMIVRTKFIDRACHWTVVICFFLVAVSGISFFFPTLQWLTETFGTPQMGRILHPFFGVLIFVVLMFMFVRFVHHNIPDKQDIPWVKGIVEVLKGNEHKVARVGKYNAGQKMMFWTIMSMIFVLLVTGVIIWRPWFAPYFPIQVIRYSLLIHATSAIILIHAILIHMYMAFWVKGSIKGMIEGKVSRRWAQKHHPRWYRDVERIEAKKDSTEGMK; via the coding sequence ATGAGTAAGTCAAAGATGATTGTGCGCACCAAATTTATTGACCGCGCCTGTCACTGGACGGTGGTGATCTGCTTTTTCCTCGTGGCGGTCTCCGGGATTTCGTTTTTTTTCCCAACGCTACAATGGCTGACCGAAACCTTCGGTACACCGCAGATGGGACGCATTCTTCATCCGTTCTTCGGCGTGCTGATTTTCGTGGTGCTGATGTTTATGTTCGTGCGCTTCGTTCACCACAATATCCCGGACAAGCAGGATATTCCGTGGGTAAAAGGGATTGTTGAGGTTCTGAAGGGGAACGAGCACAAAGTGGCGCGTGTCGGGAAATACAACGCCGGGCAAAAGATGATGTTCTGGACCATTATGAGTATGATTTTTGTCCTTCTGGTCACGGGGGTAATCATCTGGCGTCCCTGGTTTGCGCCGTATTTCCCCATTCAAGTGATTCGTTACAGTCTGCTGATCCACGCCACCTCGGCCATTATTTTGATCCATGCCATCCTGATCCATATGTACATGGCCTTCTGGGTGAAGGGATCGATTAAAGGCATGATTGAAGGGAAGGTGAGTCGTCGCTGGGCGCAGAAACACCATCCACGCTGGTATCGCGATGTGGAACGAATTGAAGCAAAAAAAGACAGTACCGAAGGGATGAAGTAA
- the ppk2 gene encoding polyphosphate kinase 2, whose amino-acid sequence MGKTRQDKTEAKAAPKASPDKAIKVSLKTKDYEKELRRLHVELVKLQQWVVSKGLKVCIVFEGRDGAGKGGTIKAITERVSPRVFRVVALPAPTDKEKSQLYFQRYIPHLPSAGEIVIFDRSWYNRAGVERVMGFCTQEQVDKFLDGTPVMEKAMVDAGIILLKYWLEVTPKEQERRLRDRINDGRKTWKLSPMDIKSFNMWDDYTVARDAMFAATDTAWAPWFVARSEDKKRVRLNIISHLLSQIPYKDLHTEAVNLPKRKVGKMKPTTYPFRYVAERF is encoded by the coding sequence ATGGGAAAGACCAGGCAAGACAAAACCGAAGCAAAAGCCGCGCCCAAAGCCTCTCCAGACAAGGCCATTAAGGTTTCCCTTAAGACGAAGGACTATGAGAAAGAGCTTCGTCGGCTGCATGTGGAGCTGGTTAAACTCCAGCAGTGGGTGGTCAGCAAAGGGCTTAAAGTCTGCATCGTGTTTGAAGGCCGTGACGGCGCAGGTAAAGGCGGGACGATTAAAGCCATCACCGAGCGCGTCAGCCCTCGCGTCTTCCGTGTTGTTGCGCTCCCCGCCCCCACAGATAAAGAAAAGAGCCAGCTCTACTTCCAGCGTTATATTCCCCACCTGCCTTCCGCAGGTGAAATCGTTATCTTTGATCGAAGCTGGTACAACCGCGCGGGCGTTGAACGGGTCATGGGATTCTGCACTCAGGAACAAGTGGATAAGTTTCTCGATGGCACACCGGTGATGGAAAAAGCCATGGTCGATGCCGGGATCATTCTGCTGAAGTACTGGCTTGAGGTCACGCCGAAAGAGCAAGAGCGCCGCCTGCGCGATCGCATTAATGATGGCCGCAAAACCTGGAAACTCTCTCCCATGGATATCAAATCTTTCAATATGTGGGATGACTACACCGTGGCACGTGATGCCATGTTTGCCGCCACCGATACTGCCTGGGCTCCGTGGTTTGTTGCCCGCTCCGAAGACAAGAAACGCGTGCGGTTAAATATTATTTCGCATCTCCTTTCGCAGATCCCCTATAAAGATTTGCATACAGAAGCGGTGAATTTACCGAAACGAAAAGTGGGAAAAATGAAACCAACCACTTATCCGTTCCGGTATGTTGCAGAGCGGTTCTAA
- a CDS encoding branched-chain amino acid ABC transporter permease yields the protein MDTLIQQLINGVMLGSIYALIALGYTMVYGILRIINFAHGDILMVGALTTLSAINALNNTFPHMPLLLQLGFALAIAMVVCALLAMAVERFAYRRLRNAPRLAPLISGIGVSVLLQTVAMIIWTRNPLMFPQILPMDPIAVTAGSEMHPPAIITVTGIVTVVLALVVMTGLWLLVEYTRLGRGMRAVAENPRVATLMGVNPNAIITLTFAIGGVFAALAGVMMASNYGNASFSMGFLPGIKAFTAAVLGGIGNIRGAMVGGILLGIIEALGAGYLGELTNGVFGSNYQDVFAFIVLILVLVFRPAGLLGERVANRA from the coding sequence TTGGATACACTCATACAACAACTGATCAATGGGGTGATGCTGGGAAGCATCTACGCGTTGATCGCGCTGGGCTATACCATGGTGTATGGCATTTTGCGCATTATTAACTTTGCCCACGGCGATATTCTGATGGTTGGCGCACTCACGACGCTGTCGGCCATTAACGCCCTGAACAACACCTTCCCGCACATGCCGCTGCTGTTGCAGTTGGGTTTTGCGCTGGCGATCGCGATGGTCGTCTGTGCTCTGCTTGCGATGGCCGTTGAACGCTTTGCCTACCGCCGCCTGCGTAATGCCCCACGTCTGGCGCCGCTGATCTCGGGGATTGGCGTTTCCGTATTGTTGCAAACCGTTGCGATGATCATCTGGACCCGCAATCCACTGATGTTCCCGCAGATCCTGCCGATGGACCCAATCGCCGTGACAGCCGGCAGCGAGATGCATCCGCCCGCAATTATCACCGTGACTGGCATCGTCACCGTTGTGCTGGCGCTAGTGGTCATGACCGGGTTATGGCTGCTGGTTGAATACACCCGTCTGGGTCGCGGCATGCGCGCGGTGGCAGAAAATCCGCGTGTCGCAACCCTGATGGGCGTGAACCCTAACGCCATCATTACCCTGACATTTGCCATCGGTGGTGTGTTTGCCGCACTCGCGGGCGTCATGATGGCAAGCAATTACGGTAACGCCAGCTTCTCAATGGGCTTTTTGCCCGGTATCAAGGCCTTCACTGCCGCCGTTCTGGGTGGCATCGGTAATATTCGTGGCGCGATGGTCGGCGGTATTTTGCTTGGCATCATTGAAGCACTGGGCGCGGGTTATCTTGGCGAACTGACCAACGGCGTATTTGGCAGCAACTATCAGGACGTCTTCGCATTCATCGTGCTGATTCTGGTTCTGGTCTTCCGTCCGGCAGGTTTGCTGGGCGAGCGCGTGGCAAACAGAGCCTAA
- the ompC gene encoding porin OmpC — MKLKLVAVAVTSMLAAGVVNAAEVYNKDGNKLDLYGKVTGLHYFSDETKNDGDKTYVRLGFKGETQINDQMTGYGQWEYEFKGNRSESEGADGNKTRLAFAGLKFNEFGSFDYGRNYGVAYDIGAWTDVLPEFGGDTWTQTDGFMTGRTTGVATYRNTDFFGLVDGLNFAAQYQGKNDDRDITEANGDGWGLSSTYEMNGFGVGATYAKSDRTDLQVRSASNLNAGGENAEVWAAGLKYDANNIYLATTYSETRNMTNFGSGYIANKAQNFEAVAQYQFDFGLRPSIAYLKSKGKDIGSYGDQDLVEYIDVGASYYFNKNMSTYVDYKINLVDDSQFTKDAKVSTDNIVAVGLTYQF, encoded by the coding sequence ATGAAACTTAAATTAGTTGCAGTGGCAGTGACTTCCATGTTGGCAGCAGGCGTTGTAAACGCGGCTGAAGTATATAACAAAGACGGTAACAAACTGGATCTGTACGGAAAAGTAACAGGTCTGCACTATTTCTCTGATGAAACCAAAAACGACGGCGATAAAACTTACGTGCGTTTGGGTTTCAAAGGTGAAACTCAGATTAACGACCAGATGACCGGCTATGGTCAGTGGGAATATGAGTTCAAAGGTAACCGTTCAGAATCCGAAGGTGCTGACGGCAACAAAACCCGTCTGGCATTTGCAGGTCTGAAATTTAACGAATTCGGTTCTTTCGACTACGGTCGTAACTACGGTGTTGCTTATGACATCGGCGCATGGACCGATGTTCTGCCAGAATTCGGCGGCGACACCTGGACTCAGACTGATGGCTTTATGACTGGCCGTACGACTGGCGTTGCAACCTACCGTAACACCGACTTCTTCGGTCTGGTTGACGGTCTGAACTTTGCTGCTCAGTACCAGGGTAAAAACGACGACCGCGACATCACTGAAGCGAACGGCGACGGTTGGGGCCTGTCTTCTACCTACGAAATGAACGGTTTCGGCGTGGGGGCTACCTATGCGAAATCTGACCGTACCGATCTGCAGGTTCGTTCTGCAAGCAACCTGAATGCAGGTGGCGAGAACGCAGAAGTATGGGCTGCTGGTCTGAAGTACGATGCGAACAACATCTACCTGGCAACCACCTATTCTGAAACCCGCAACATGACCAACTTCGGTAGCGGTTATATTGCGAACAAAGCTCAGAACTTCGAAGCTGTTGCTCAGTACCAGTTTGATTTCGGTCTGCGTCCATCCATCGCTTACCTGAAATCCAAAGGTAAAGACATTGGTTCTTACGGCGACCAGGATCTGGTTGAGTACATCGATGTCGGCGCGAGCTACTACTTCAACAAAAACATGTCCACCTATGTTGATTACAAAATCAACCTGGTTGACGACAGCCAGTTCACTAAAGACGCGAAAGTGTCTACCGACAACATCGTAGCTGTAGGTCTGACCTACCAGTTCTAA